From uncultured Desulfovibrio sp.:
GGCCACAACGTCCTTGCCAACGCCGGTTTCACCCAGCAGCAACACGGTTGCGTCCGTTTCTGCAATGGCGCAGGCTTCGGCGTACAGGCGCTGCATGACAGGGCTTTGCACCACGCGCGGGTACTGGTTGCCCGTGACGCCTTCACTGCTGAGATTCTGAAAAGTTTCAAGCAGTTCGCGCTGCGCGGTAATTTCCTCGCGCAGTTCGGTCAGCGCCGTGATATCGCGGATAACCGTTACCACATAGGCAACCTTGCCCGAGGCGTCCTTTACAGGATGCCCGTCAAGCAGCAGGGTGCGCCCGTTGTAGAGGTTCTGTACACTTGAGACCTTTTGCCCGGTTTCCACAATGCGCGGATTAAGCACAACGTCAAAAATGCCGTTCTGCACCATGTCCTGAATGCGGCTCCCCACCATCTTTTCACGGGAAATACCAGTCAGTTCCGCATGGCGCTTGTTCACGAGCGTAACAATGCCTTCCCGGTCAGTAACGCAGATAGCGTCCCGGAAGGTATCGCAAAGTTGTTCTACATAGTCTGCTAGCATGTGGGGATTGTACATGCATTATCTCCCAGGGCGCAAGTATGCTCCCACGCCCGGTTTACGGGCATGGGAGCAAATGAAAGGCGCTGCCGTCCGGCAAAAGCCGACAGCGTGTTCCATTGTTAGAACCCTTCGGCGCTGGTGGCTTCTACCATTGCGGTCTTAGGGGTTTGGGTAACAGTCTTGCTGGCCTGGGCATTGCGGCGGGCGCGGGCCATGCGGCTGAGCCACAGGGTAGAAAGCGCGCTGAGCACGCCAATGCCGGCCAGATAGCCGCAGAGGTACCAGGGCGCGCCGTCGGCCATGCCGGTAAGCATGGCGGCGACCATGGGGGTCAGACCCGAGGCAAAGATGGCGGTGAACTGATAAACAAAGGAGATGCCGGAGTAACGCACCGAAGCGTCAAAGCTTTCAGAAAACACGCTGGACATGGTGCCGAACACGGCGGCGTGCAGGATGCCGAAAGGCAGTGCCAGGGCAAGCACCACGCACAGGTAGTTGCCGGAGAAGTTATGCAGCACCCAGAAGGCCGGAAAGCTGGAGATACCGAGCAGCACAGCGCACACGCCGTAAATTTTGGCTTTGCCGTGCTTGTCGGCCATATGGCCCCAGAAGGGGATAAAGCAGGACATGACGAGAGAAGAAATCATCACGGCGGTCAGGGCTGCGGAGCGGCCAATGCCGTGCTGCTGCGTAAGATAGGTGAGCGAATACACGCCAAAGACGTTGAAGGACACGCCATCGATAAAGCGTGCGCCCATGCAGGCCAGCATCATCTTGGGGTAACGCTTGAAGGCGTCCAGCAGGGGATACTTGGCTTCAGGCATCTTCTCCTTGGCTTCAGAAAAGTCCTTGGTTTCCTGCACGGTGCTGCGCATGTAGCCGCCAACGGCAAGCAGCACGGCAGAAAGCAGGAAGGCAACGCGCCAGCCCCAGTTAAGGAAGGCTTCGTCAGTAAGAACAACAGAGAAGAAGCCCACAATGCCCGAGGCAAGCAACAGACCAAGCGACATGCCGATCTGCGGCAGGCTGGCGTAAAAGGCGCGCTTGTCTGCCGGTGCGGATTCATAAGACATGAGCACCGCGCCGCCCCACTCGCCGCCAAGGCCGATGCCCTGGGCAAGACGGCAGACGATCAGCAGGATAGGCGCCCAGATGCCAATGGTGTGGTAGGTGGGGATAAGGCCGATGCAAACCGTGGCGATACCCATGATTTCCAGGGTCAGGATGAGCATTTTTTTACGGCCCAGCTTGTCGCCAAAATGGCCAAAAATCACGCCGCCCAAAGGCCGCGCCACAAAGCCGACCGCAAACGTGGCAAAAGCAAGCATAGTGCCTATACGCGCGTCAAAATCAGGGAAATACAGCTTGTTGAAGAAAAGCCCGGCCACAACGCCGTACAGGAAGAAGTCGTACCATTCGATGACGGCGCCGATGATGGACGAAGCCACAACGCGGCGCAGATTCTTCTTCTGGTCGTGAGTCATTTGTTCGCTATGCATGGTTTTCCTTTGATCCTTTTGCCTGGATGTTCATACTGGCCTTTGCGCCAAAGCGCTAGCGCCCGGGGGGAACATTCCCTGAAGCCACTTCGTTTATTCACTACCAGGACACGAAACCGATTCGCTCCCGGTCAAAACTCGCTGGGCAGATGCGCAGCCTCGCGGCTTGCGCCTGCAATCATTAAAGATTGAGCAGACGCGCCGCGTTGTTGTACATGACGTTTTCAAGCGTTTCCGGCGTAAAGGGGAGTCGCTTGTACAGCTCGATCTGCTCCTGAAAATCCATAAATGGCGCCGCGCTGGCAAAGAGCACCTTGTCGCCGATGAGGGTATTGGCGGCCTTGATGTAGCCTTCGGAAAAAGGCTGTTCCTCGTATTCCGCAAGGTCGATGTACACGTTGCGGTTACGGTGCACGGTCATGATGACCTCGCTCACCCAGGGGTAGCAGCCGTGGCTGATAACAATCTTGAG
This genomic window contains:
- a CDS encoding MFS transporter — encoded protein: MHSEQMTHDQKKNLRRVVASSIIGAVIEWYDFFLYGVVAGLFFNKLYFPDFDARIGTMLAFATFAVGFVARPLGGVIFGHFGDKLGRKKMLILTLEIMGIATVCIGLIPTYHTIGIWAPILLIVCRLAQGIGLGGEWGGAVLMSYESAPADKRAFYASLPQIGMSLGLLLASGIVGFFSVVLTDEAFLNWGWRVAFLLSAVLLAVGGYMRSTVQETKDFSEAKEKMPEAKYPLLDAFKRYPKMMLACMGARFIDGVSFNVFGVYSLTYLTQQHGIGRSAALTAVMISSLVMSCFIPFWGHMADKHGKAKIYGVCAVLLGISSFPAFWVLHNFSGNYLCVVLALALPFGILHAAVFGTMSSVFSESFDASVRYSGISFVYQFTAIFASGLTPMVAAMLTGMADGAPWYLCGYLAGIGVLSALSTLWLSRMARARRNAQASKTVTQTPKTAMVEATSAEGF